The nucleotide sequence CGCACGGGTGAGCTAAGGGGTCGACTACCAGCCGGTCGAAAGCTGGTGTGGGCTGGACCTTAGGGGGGGCCCGGGGGTCGATCCCGGGGGGCGGAGGTACTTCGTCTAGGTGTGTTCCGCtgagccattcaaaaaaaaaaaaaaaagtaaatcttctatatataataaataaaactaaTTGTGGGACACGTGTCCAATTCTTAGAGCATTGTTTTTGTGGGTTTCCCGCTCAAATGATTGGATCAATTTTTGGGGACCCGACCCATATCAAATACGACTTTTGCTTCTTATGTTCGCTACTTTCTCCCTCTGTTATGTTTCATGAAACCCTAATAAATGCCGTCCACATGAATACCCCAAAATATTGAAGACAACACAATCTTTCAACGAATACCTTTCTAATATCCGATTCCACAATTGATCGCAGGTTTGTTCGGTCTCCCAATCATTATTTTGTGTTTCTTTTTGGTTAATTGTTAAATCCTTAGGGTTTATCATGATTCGCTACTTCCTCTCTTTTATGTTTCATCAGACTGAAACCCTAAATGTCGTCCACATGAATACCCCAAAATATTGAAGGCAACACAATCTTCCAAGGAGTACCTTTCTAATATCTGATCCCACAATTGATCGCAGGTTCGTTCGGTCTCCCAatgattattttgtgtttttttttttgtttaaattgttGAGTCCTTAGGGTTTATCATGTTTCGACTTTTTGCTTAGGTTTGTTTAAAACTCCTTTGATTCACTTGAACTAAAATCAGTACTTTGTTTTTATCTCTTCGGGGTTTTTCTTTTTTTCAATTTCTAATTTCTGATTCATAATTCTAGCATTCCAGGTTTTGATAGCTCCAAACGATTCAAGGTTGCTCGAATGAGATTGACTATTTAATTCCTTTTATGTTCCCATGGCTTACATCTGGCATTTATGTGAATTAAATTCACAAGGTATGTTGTTGCTGTTGTTAATATTATTGTTTTGCTAATCTTTTTTTAGCCTATAGATATTGATCTACACATATTATTGTTTTATAGGCTAAACTGCTATATGGACTTTGTCTAACAAAATTTACACAATATTATTGTTTACACACGATGCACCTTATAAAGTTTAAATGTTATGTAATGTCGTTTAACCACTATTTCACAATTGAGTCATAGTATCAGTTTGAGTATTCTTGCAAAATTGAGTCACAATATCTTTCTTTTCCAATCAACTAGACTAGCTCAAAAGATATGGAGTGGTTGGATGGCCTCCACATATCCTATGTCACAACCTGCACATCTTAATATCCGACTTCATTTAGCCTTTCAACACTCCTACATGGGAACAATATAGGCAACTTCTGTTTTTTTAATATGTTTGAGTAGGGCTTTTATCTTAGGCATTTTTAATTTGGTTACACCCGAATACAGTTCGGTGAGTGTTGTGTGTGCATTCGGTTTGGTTGAGGACACGTTTAAGAAACATGCTTTGGCAAGCAATAAAGGTACATATATTATTTTGTGTGATCGGTTTGGTTGAGGACACGTTATAATGCGAGTTCTTTGTTTAAACAAATTCAAGTCCAAATTAAAGGTACGGATATTATTAGTTAATTATAGCTTTACATAAATCTATCTTCACTTGCTATGCCATCACAACCCAGCTTATAACTATATcatgtaattttaattttattgtaTGTACTACTACATATATTGATTTCAAATAACATAAAAATCTGTTTTAGTTACATCTTATATTCTATCGTAATTAGACACATTGCTCTATAgttttattttgtattttatcCGAATTTTAGCCTATTCACAGAATCACATTCAACATGGATGACATGATCGCTGAGTTTTCGGGTCGGCGGAGACGGTCCAAGTGTCAGAACAACGGGCTTTTCGAGCAATATGTTTGGCGATAATGTGGGTAGATTTGATAATATCTTCAGCTCttttggtggtggcagtggtAGATCGTATGGCAGCGGTGGTGGAGTTAGGTCGGGTACTCGAAAGCTGCCCGATCTCGAGAGAAATCTACCATACCATGATAAAGCACCATTTAACCACTCTGTTGTTGTCCGAATATTTTTTGGTTGTTTGCACATAAAGGCAGCCATAATCAAAGAAGTTAACCCACTTATTCTTGTATTAGTGTTGTGTGTGTTATGCTTTTTTTGCTACACTGTTTTCTTAATTTTAGATATTTGAAATATGTCTCTTGGTTGATATTGGAAAGTATCCTTATTTAATGGGTCAAGTTGCTTGATCATAATTGCTTAcactaattttttatttttttttatttcagttTCCTCTAATTCGATGGTGATGAATGATGTTTGTCAAACTGCACTTTATGTGGCAAGAGACGATGGATATAGTAATGTTGTCCATGCAATTGAGGTACACATGTAGTTTATTTCACACATGACTTTGATGGATAcatttttttctcattttttgaTATGTCATCATCTTATGTTTGGTTTGTAATGCAATTATTGTAGAACCATATAGCTTTTACCAACAATACTAAAcacgaattaaaaaaaaaagattgtaactttgtatttttttatttgatgAATTTAGTGCTTACAAGTTCTAATATAATAGAATGTTTCAACATTTATAGTCCACAATCCCATTTTGTTTGGAATTAGCTATTATGGTGTCACAACTTTTATGTACAATTATTGTTGAGCAAAAGCTATGTAATGCAATTtatttttcataatttttattgtatttttatGTCTTATACAACTTAAATTGTTCAACCGTGTATCACACGGGTAAATAACCTAGTCtatctatataataaaagaaacctttttGGAGACACATGTCACTTTCTCATGCACTCTCTAATTGTGTTTTCCCACTTAAATCAATTTATTAATTTGGTGAGTTTGTTAGTTAGGATAAGGATTAAAATAGAGAAAAAAAATGATGATTTGatgatttattattttatctCAAGTATATTTAATTTATTTGCCTTCTTTACCTTTTCTTAATTGATAACGAAACAATTTTTAATAAGAAAAATCAAGAAACATATTGAATAAAATATGAATTAGTTAATAAAAATACTATCTACTAATAATATGTTTTATTTAATCTAATTTGGTTCAAACCCAAAACTACAGAACCTGGGTCGTTATAGAGAGAAAATTTGTGATGatttattttttttctctttaactatatttaattttcttttcttttaagtTGGTTATAAAACATGACATATTGATATGATTcgaaatttataattttttattagttCAAATTACTTTTCCATATTTAAccacttttattttattagttatATATTAAACTATTACCGGACTTATAATAATTAACATGTATGAGTTGATATGGACTCTTTTTTATTTCGGAAATTGTGTAATTTATAATTCTATATTTATGATAATCTTTATTTTATAGACAAAGTTATGCAATTTATTTTCTATATTTAGATATAGAAAGATCCTAATTTTATAATCAAAGTTGTGTCatgttttcaaagatttttatttttattttaacaaaACCTATTAAAAAATTAAGATCTTTTAGGGGGAATTTGACAACttttaaaatgattttttttttaaaacagggTATGACAAGTGAcaagtaggggtgttcatcgggttttttcttcgggtttcgggtttttcgggtcgggttgttcgggtttttctCTAGGAAAAATTGACCCGATAACCAACCCATTAAAGTTCGGGTTAGTCGGGTTTGGGTTATTCGGGTTCGGGTTAGTTCGGGTCGGGTTATTCGGTTTTcgggtttagatgtaaaatgaaaataaatgtttttttttaacaaaatatcATAAAAATTCATATTGTTACTTTATAAATATTATCAAAGTTCAAAGATTAATTGACAATAtgctattataatatttaaaaaaccAAAAACTTAGTGTTCCATCTATTAAAGACTCAAAATCTAAACACTTTTATAAGAAAAAATCAATAAATGTTcgggtttttttcgggtttcgtgttcgggtttttcgggtcgggttgttcgggtttttggcctggaaaaagtgacccgataaccgaaccatttaaagttcgggtcggtcgggttcgggtttctcgggttcgggtttttcgggtattcgctaattcgggttcgggtggctctgaattcgggtcgggtttcgggttttggataaaaatgaacAGCCCTAGTGACAAGGGGGTACGTTTAACTCACCCCCAATGACAACTATTATTACTTTTCCATGTTTAACTACTTTTGTTTGTATCTCCGAGTAAAGAACCGATACGAGAATTTTCTGGTAAGCTGCAACGACTCTATCTCGCTTCTGGTTATGCATTTGAAAGAGGAGGAAGATAATGACTTCAAAATATTCGAATAATCAGTTATTGGGTCTTTACCTCTTGTGGCCTTTCATTTTCTTAAATACATATCATGACAATTCTATATGTTAACAAATTACATTATACTTTATTCAATTATTATTCAACCATGCAAtgcatatattttttaaaacattattttttattattaatcaTATAACATT is from Helianthus annuus cultivar XRQ/B chromosome 9, HanXRQr2.0-SUNRISE, whole genome shotgun sequence and encodes:
- the LOC110879977 gene encoding putative E3 ubiquitin-protein ligase XBAT34 encodes the protein MAYIWHLCELNSQVSSNSMVMNDVCQTALYVARDDGYSNVVHAIENRYENFLVSCNDSISLLVMHLKEEEDNDFKIFE